The Deinococcus koreensis genome window below encodes:
- a CDS encoding GGDEF domain-containing protein produces MSGEPPISLRPASRLSELRAIEDTLAQRQDAPAAELALLHRDAVYTALDLGDLAAAMTHALRCLELARACADGPLEVKARVALALVQAETYDDLGADRQFRIADRLAREHGDDRGVALVAVNASHYHLERGQHSAAISLLTRLLASRHARGLELPQSRQLLESFHINFVVGASEALLADRLRGSRREAVTGQLETSVALLRQLDADREEGPLEASLVLDALTRHALWRGDRDEARHLADEHVRLAEQAESPLLYGRALLDRSRVWASTGDWPAAIGDALRAVEHFGGAGDDLWEGRAREALAGAYASAGLYREAFETQQDVTRSQERLYRAYHQQRALVGQIEQQAREAEVRAQALAEAALRDPLTGGPNRTRAMQMLDDLHGRALQGFPSAIALVDLDHFKHVNDTYGHLVGDAVLIQATRLLTRELRDQDLLARLGGEEFLVLMTDVGVEVAATVCERLRAALQGANWDSIAPGLRTSGSFGVALLDGRLDTVAVLQAADNALYAAKAAGRNAVQVAPSRPRQGLRP; encoded by the coding sequence ATGAGCGGCGAGCCTCCGATCTCCCTGCGCCCGGCCTCGCGGCTCTCCGAACTGCGGGCCATCGAGGACACGCTGGCCCAGCGGCAGGATGCACCGGCCGCTGAACTGGCCCTGCTGCACCGCGACGCGGTCTACACCGCGCTCGATCTGGGCGACCTTGCCGCCGCCATGACCCACGCCCTGCGCTGTCTGGAACTCGCCCGCGCCTGCGCCGACGGGCCGCTGGAGGTCAAGGCGCGCGTGGCCCTGGCGCTGGTGCAGGCCGAGACCTACGACGATCTGGGCGCCGACAGGCAGTTCCGCATCGCCGACCGCCTGGCGCGTGAGCACGGCGACGACCGGGGGGTGGCGCTGGTCGCGGTGAACGCCTCTCACTACCACCTCGAACGCGGGCAGCACAGCGCGGCCATCTCCCTGCTGACCCGGCTGCTGGCCTCCCGGCACGCCCGGGGGCTGGAGCTGCCCCAGTCTCGCCAGTTGCTGGAGAGCTTTCACATCAACTTCGTGGTGGGGGCCTCCGAGGCGCTGCTGGCCGACCGGCTGCGCGGCTCGCGGCGGGAGGCGGTGACGGGCCAGCTGGAGACGTCCGTGGCCCTCCTGCGCCAGCTGGACGCCGACCGGGAGGAAGGGCCGCTGGAGGCGTCGCTGGTGCTGGACGCGCTCACCCGCCACGCCCTGTGGCGCGGCGACCGCGACGAGGCGCGGCACCTGGCCGACGAACACGTCCGGCTCGCGGAGCAGGCCGAGAGCCCGCTGCTGTACGGCCGGGCGCTGCTGGATCGCAGCCGGGTCTGGGCCTCCACGGGCGACTGGCCGGCCGCCATCGGCGACGCGCTGCGGGCGGTGGAGCACTTCGGCGGAGCGGGGGACGACCTCTGGGAAGGCCGCGCCCGTGAAGCGCTGGCCGGGGCCTACGCCAGCGCCGGTCTGTACCGGGAAGCCTTCGAGACCCAGCAGGACGTGACCCGCAGCCAGGAACGCCTGTACCGCGCCTACCACCAGCAGCGCGCCCTGGTCGGCCAGATCGAGCAGCAGGCCCGCGAGGCCGAGGTGCGCGCCCAGGCCCTGGCCGAGGCCGCCCTGCGCGATCCCCTGACCGGCGGCCCGAACCGCACCCGCGCCATGCAGATGCTCGACGACCTGCACGGGCGCGCACTGCAGGGCTTTCCCAGCGCCATCGCCCTGGTGGATCTCGACCATTTCAAGCATGTGAACGACACCTACGGCCATCTGGTGGGCGACGCCGTGCTGATCCAGGCCACCCGCCTGCTGACCCGGGAGCTGCGTGACCAGGATCTGCTGGCCCGGCTGGGCGGCGAGGAATTCCTGGTGCTCATGACCGATGTCGGGGTGGAGGTCGCGGCCACCGTGTGCGAACGGCTGCGCGCCGCCCTGCAGGGCGCCAACTGGGACTCCATCGCCCCGGGCCTGCGAACCTCCGGTAGTTTCGGGGTGGCGCTGCTCGACGGGCGCCTGGACACCGTCGCGGTCTTGCAGGCCGCAGACAACGCCTTGTACGCCGCCAAGGCCGCCGGCCGCAACGCCGTGCAGGTGGCCCCGTCGCGGCCCCGCCAGGGCCTGAGGCCGTAG
- a CDS encoding alpha/beta fold hydrolase, producing the protein MLPRHRAVILLSLLTLTLAACGPALTGPGANLSASLRPALTGERRALPLSGFGTVGVYADPRGAGRPLILTSSVNAAASAYEMKPLWDAYAGTRPVYALEWPGFGSSDRPDIRYTPELMTTALTALVAQIGTDVDVVSLSLGSEFAARAALAEPRIRSLALISPSGLGAPRAGTQTASAQDGGTRLYRTLSAVGSPLYATLRLRPVIESFLDRSFRGPVDQGLVDYGYDTARQPGAKYAPLYFIGGGLFTPDAYGELYSKLKVPTLVLYDKDAFVGFDRLNLFTAQPGVQAVRIAETDGLPHFEKPAEVKAALDAFWGAQR; encoded by the coding sequence ATGTTGCCCCGACACAGAGCCGTGATCCTCCTCAGCCTGCTGACCCTGACCCTGGCGGCCTGTGGCCCGGCCCTGACCGGCCCCGGCGCCAACCTGAGCGCCAGCCTGCGTCCCGCGCTGACCGGCGAGCGCCGCGCCCTGCCCCTGAGCGGCTTCGGCACCGTGGGTGTGTACGCCGACCCGCGTGGCGCCGGGCGGCCCCTGATCCTGACCTCCTCGGTGAACGCCGCCGCCAGCGCCTACGAGATGAAGCCGCTGTGGGACGCCTACGCCGGCACCCGGCCGGTCTACGCCCTGGAATGGCCGGGCTTCGGCAGCAGTGATCGCCCCGACATCCGTTACACCCCCGAGTTGATGACCACGGCGCTCACGGCCCTGGTCGCCCAGATCGGTACCGATGTGGACGTGGTCTCGCTCAGCCTGGGCAGTGAGTTCGCCGCCCGCGCCGCGCTCGCTGAGCCCCGTATCCGCTCCCTGGCGCTGATCAGCCCCAGCGGCCTGGGGGCGCCGCGCGCCGGTACCCAGACGGCCAGCGCCCAGGACGGCGGCACCCGCCTGTACCGCACCCTGAGCGCCGTGGGCTCGCCGCTGTACGCTACCCTGCGGCTGCGCCCGGTCATCGAGTCCTTCCTCGACCGCTCCTTCCGGGGGCCGGTCGATCAGGGGCTGGTGGACTACGGTTACGACACGGCGCGCCAGCCGGGGGCCAAATACGCGCCGCTGTACTTCATCGGTGGCGGCCTGTTCACGCCCGACGCCTACGGCGAGCTGTATTCCAAACTCAAGGTGCCTACCCTGGTGCTGTACGACAAAGACGCCTTCGTGGGCTTCGACCGTCTGAACCTCTTCACGGCCCAGCCCGGCGTCCAGGCCGTGCGGATCGCCGAGACCGACGGCCTGCCCCACTTCGAGAAGCCGGCCGAGGTGAAAGCGGCGCTGGACGCCTTCTGGGGCGCGCAGCGCTGA
- the leuS gene encoding leucine--tRNA ligase: MTQTDPTSPINIQEPRAERYNPHAIEGKWQEAWAKSGLYTFDENAPGEKFYALTMFPYPSGNLHVGHWYAVVAPDARARWMRMRGFNVLFPMGFDAFGLPAENAAIKNRADPAKWTYKNIEYMVGQFGRMGTMIDWSRRFATSDPEYYRWNQWFFIQFYKRGLAYKKGGLVNWCPKDQTVLANEQVVNGHCERCGTAVEKRNLSQWYMKITDYADELLDFTHTDMPDKVRTMQVNWIGKSVGAEVTFDTPAGPETVFTTRPDTLMGATFLVLAPEHDKVAALTTDEQRAGVDAYVAAAARKTDVERQQEGEKTGVFTGSFATHPISGHQLPIWIADYVLVTYGTGSIMAVPSGDQRDLDFARAFGLEVVETVRPEGGEPMDTGTVTEGYTGDGLIVNEGPLQGMKGGKAHIGPVIETLQGLGIARARTTYRLRDWLFARQRYWGTPIPFVYCPEHGAQPVPEDQLPVRLPENVEFTPTGQSPLKLDTEWVKTTCPVCGGPAERDTDTMDTFVDSSWYMYRFLSPDYHQGPFDPSKAGLLPVDLYTGGIEHAILHLLYSRFWIKVMRDMGLTQQHEPFARLRNQGMILGEDGEKMSKSRGNVVDPDGLVREYGADTVRTYLMFIAPWELGGPWDPQGINGPAKWLSRVWNLYFGDAAGPAETVSEAELRYAVHSTLKKVNGDFERLSFNTIVAALMELTNTLVKARRAPVAGTPAWDEALDIFNRLLAPVVPHIAEEIWTGRGGEGSVHTQSWPAVDEAAATRDTVKIGVQVGGKVRGEVSISKTATQDEAMAAARANPDVSRFLEGKETVKEIYVPGRIINIVVKG; encoded by the coding sequence ATGACCCAGACCGACCCCACCAGCCCCATCAACATCCAGGAACCGCGCGCCGAGCGCTACAACCCGCACGCCATCGAGGGCAAGTGGCAGGAGGCCTGGGCCAAGTCCGGCCTGTACACCTTCGACGAGAACGCTCCCGGCGAGAAGTTCTACGCGCTGACCATGTTCCCTTACCCCAGCGGCAACCTGCACGTCGGGCACTGGTACGCCGTGGTCGCCCCCGACGCGCGGGCGCGCTGGATGCGGATGCGCGGCTTTAATGTGCTGTTCCCGATGGGCTTCGACGCCTTCGGGCTGCCGGCCGAGAACGCGGCCATCAAGAACCGGGCCGACCCGGCCAAGTGGACGTACAAGAACATCGAGTACATGGTCGGGCAGTTCGGGCGCATGGGCACCATGATCGACTGGAGCCGCCGCTTTGCCACCTCCGACCCCGAGTACTACCGCTGGAACCAGTGGTTCTTCATCCAGTTCTACAAGCGCGGCCTGGCCTACAAGAAGGGCGGGCTGGTGAACTGGTGCCCGAAAGACCAGACCGTGCTGGCCAACGAACAGGTCGTGAACGGCCACTGCGAGCGCTGCGGCACGGCCGTCGAGAAGCGCAACCTGAGCCAGTGGTACATGAAGATCACCGACTACGCCGACGAGCTGCTGGATTTCACGCACACCGACATGCCCGACAAGGTGCGGACGATGCAGGTCAACTGGATCGGCAAGTCGGTGGGGGCGGAGGTGACCTTCGACACGCCCGCCGGCCCGGAGACCGTCTTCACCACCCGCCCCGACACCCTGATGGGCGCGACCTTCCTGGTGCTGGCCCCCGAGCACGACAAGGTGGCGGCGCTGACCACCGACGAGCAGAGGGCCGGAGTGGACGCCTACGTGGCCGCCGCCGCCCGCAAGACCGACGTGGAGCGCCAGCAGGAGGGCGAGAAGACTGGCGTGTTCACCGGCAGCTTCGCCACCCACCCGATCTCCGGCCACCAGCTGCCGATCTGGATCGCGGACTACGTGCTGGTCACCTACGGCACGGGCTCGATCATGGCGGTGCCCTCGGGCGACCAGCGCGACCTGGACTTCGCCCGCGCCTTCGGGCTGGAGGTGGTCGAGACCGTGCGCCCCGAGGGCGGCGAGCCGATGGACACGGGCACGGTCACCGAGGGTTACACCGGCGACGGCCTGATCGTGAACGAGGGGCCGCTACAGGGCATGAAGGGCGGCAAGGCGCACATCGGGCCGGTCATCGAGACGCTGCAGGGGCTGGGCATCGCCAGGGCCCGAACCACCTACCGCCTGCGCGACTGGCTGTTCGCCCGCCAGCGCTACTGGGGCACGCCGATTCCCTTCGTGTACTGCCCGGAGCACGGCGCGCAGCCGGTGCCCGAGGATCAGCTGCCCGTGCGGCTGCCCGAGAACGTGGAATTCACGCCCACCGGCCAGAGCCCCCTGAAACTGGACACGGAATGGGTGAAAACGACCTGCCCGGTCTGTGGCGGCCCGGCCGAGCGCGACACCGACACCATGGACACCTTCGTGGACTCGAGCTGGTACATGTACCGCTTCCTGTCGCCGGACTACCACCAGGGGCCGTTCGACCCCAGCAAGGCGGGGCTGCTGCCCGTCGACCTGTACACCGGCGGCATCGAGCACGCCATCCTGCACCTGCTGTACTCGCGCTTCTGGATCAAGGTCATGCGCGACATGGGCCTGACCCAGCAGCACGAGCCCTTCGCCCGGCTGCGCAACCAGGGCATGATCCTGGGCGAGGACGGCGAGAAGATGAGCAAGTCGCGCGGCAACGTCGTCGATCCCGACGGTCTGGTGCGCGAGTACGGCGCGGACACCGTGCGGACGTATTTGATGTTCATCGCGCCCTGGGAACTGGGCGGCCCCTGGGATCCGCAGGGCATCAACGGCCCCGCCAAGTGGCTGAGCCGCGTCTGGAACCTGTACTTCGGGGACGCCGCCGGCCCCGCCGAGACGGTCAGCGAGGCCGAGCTGCGCTACGCCGTGCATTCCACGCTGAAGAAGGTGAACGGCGACTTCGAGAGATTGAGCTTCAACACCATCGTCGCCGCGCTGATGGAGCTGACGAACACGCTGGTCAAGGCCCGGCGTGCCCCGGTGGCCGGCACGCCCGCCTGGGACGAGGCGCTGGACATCTTCAACCGCCTGCTGGCCCCGGTCGTGCCGCACATCGCGGAGGAGATCTGGACGGGGCGGGGCGGCGAGGGCAGCGTTCACACGCAGTCCTGGCCCGCCGTGGACGAGGCCGCCGCCACCCGCGACACCGTAAAAATCGGCGTGCAGGTGGGCGGCAAGGTACGCGGCGAGGTCAGCATTTCCAAGACCGCCACGCAGGACGAAGCGATGGCCGCCGCCCGCGCCAACCCGGACGTGTCCCGCTTCCTGGAGGGCAAGGAGACCGTGAAGGAGATCTACGTGCCGGGGCGGATCATCAACATCGTCGTGAAGGGCTGA
- a CDS encoding endonuclease/exonuclease/phosphatase family protein: MRLTPRRTRWPLRVLLGLLILVLALTGLVYALTDHPRAVQAADVTCPASTPALKAGQDVRVMSWNVQYLAGRGSVFFYDTLAGDGPDTRPSPQSIARTLDEVVAVIRAENADVVMLQEVDRDSRRTDYQDQLQLIGAKLGGAYPCTATTYYHRAAFVPHPKIMGKVGLSLSTLSRTRIESATRSQLPRICGDPVTVAFNFKRAVLGVTLSVQGGEPLSVLQTHLDAFAQGCDTMRRQVAAVQEVLDKTPAPWVMGGDFNLLGTRGAYDRLRARERAYFNPDTELAPLMARYASFPSPSQIDSGDSRMFTHFPNDPAVGRPDRTIDYFFYAPGLSHTGDRVRQDEPKISDHFALLTTVELP; this comes from the coding sequence ATGAGACTCACTCCACGCCGGACGCGCTGGCCCCTGCGAGTGCTGCTGGGCCTGCTGATCCTCGTGCTGGCGCTGACCGGCCTGGTCTACGCCCTGACCGACCACCCCAGGGCCGTGCAGGCGGCCGACGTGACCTGCCCCGCCAGCACGCCGGCCCTGAAAGCCGGGCAGGACGTGCGGGTGATGAGCTGGAACGTGCAGTACCTCGCCGGGCGCGGCTCCGTGTTCTTCTACGACACCCTGGCCGGCGACGGCCCCGACACCCGCCCCAGCCCCCAGTCCATCGCCCGCACGCTGGACGAGGTCGTGGCCGTGATCCGGGCCGAGAACGCCGACGTGGTGATGCTGCAGGAGGTCGACCGCGACAGCAGGCGCACCGACTATCAGGATCAGCTCCAGCTCATCGGGGCGAAACTGGGCGGCGCCTATCCCTGCACGGCCACCACCTACTATCACCGCGCCGCCTTCGTGCCGCACCCGAAGATCATGGGCAAGGTGGGCCTGAGCCTGAGTACCCTGAGCAGAACCAGGATCGAATCGGCCACGCGCTCCCAGCTGCCGCGCATCTGCGGCGACCCGGTCACGGTGGCCTTCAACTTCAAGCGGGCGGTGCTGGGCGTGACCCTGAGCGTGCAGGGCGGCGAACCCCTGAGCGTCCTGCAGACCCACCTGGACGCCTTCGCCCAGGGCTGCGACACCATGCGGCGGCAGGTGGCCGCCGTGCAGGAGGTGCTGGACAAGACCCCGGCCCCCTGGGTCATGGGCGGCGACTTCAACCTGCTGGGCACGCGCGGCGCCTACGACCGCCTGCGGGCGCGCGAGCGGGCCTATTTCAACCCGGATACCGAACTCGCCCCGCTGATGGCGAGATACGCCTCGTTTCCCAGCCCGTCCCAGATCGACTCGGGCGACTCCCGGATGTTCACCCACTTCCCGAACGATCCGGCGGTGGGACGGCCCGACCGCACCATCGACTACTTCTTCTATGCCCCCGGCCTGAGCCACACGGGCGACCGCGTCCGCCAGGACGAGCCCAAGATCAGCGACCACTTCGCGCTGCTGACGACGGTGGAACTGCCCTGA
- the hpt gene encoding hypoxanthine phosphoribosyltransferase encodes MSLAPGTGPVQITQEQLQARIVELAAKIRDDYRGREPHLICVLNGAFMFHADLVRALGVPCTIDFLQASSYGDAKQSSGEVRLVKDLQFPLSDRHVILVEDIVDTGITMNYLLHYLEGRGPASLKVAALLSKPSRRKVEVPVEYLGFTIPDAFVYGYGLDRSQYDRNLPFITSQD; translated from the coding sequence ATGAGTCTCGCCCCAGGCACCGGCCCCGTCCAGATCACCCAGGAGCAGCTTCAGGCGCGCATCGTTGAGCTCGCCGCGAAGATCCGCGACGACTACCGGGGCCGCGAGCCCCACCTGATCTGCGTCCTGAACGGCGCGTTCATGTTCCACGCCGACCTGGTGCGCGCGCTGGGCGTGCCCTGCACCATCGACTTCCTGCAGGCCAGCTCCTACGGCGACGCCAAGCAGAGCAGCGGCGAGGTGCGGCTGGTCAAGGATCTGCAGTTCCCGCTTTCGGATCGCCACGTCATCCTGGTCGAGGACATCGTGGACACCGGCATCACCATGAACTACCTGCTGCACTATCTGGAGGGCCGTGGCCCGGCCTCCCTGAAAGTCGCCGCGCTGCTCAGCAAACCCAGCCGCCGCAAGGTCGAGGTGCCCGTGGAGTACCTGGGCTTCACGATCCCCGACGCCTTCGTGTACGGCTACGGCCTCGACCGCTCGCAGTACGACCGCAACCTGCCGTTCATCACGAGCCAGGACTGA
- the trpC gene encoding indole-3-glycerol phosphate synthase TrpC, giving the protein MTPPPTLTLESVPGVLGRIVAERAADYLHADPEVGPPRPKARRFESALAQPGLVLIAEVKRASPSQGAIAPLDPAQAAQAYQAGGAAAISCLTEPRHFGGSPQALRDVVAGVTLPVLRKDFVIHPAMLREAADWGASAALLMVSVLHGATGEYLQLAHHLGLDALVEVHDERELDTALEAGARIIGVNNRDLTTLHTDLQVSPRLIRRAREQGFTGLLVAESGYRTPADIASIRELADAVLVGTSLAGSPDLGRAARELMTG; this is encoded by the coding sequence ATGACCCCCCCGCCGACCCTGACCCTGGAGAGCGTCCCCGGTGTGCTGGGCCGCATCGTCGCCGAGCGGGCCGCCGACTACCTGCACGCCGATCCGGAGGTCGGCCCGCCCCGCCCCAAGGCTCGCCGCTTCGAATCGGCCCTCGCCCAGCCGGGCCTGGTTCTGATCGCCGAGGTCAAGCGCGCCAGCCCCAGCCAGGGGGCCATCGCCCCCCTCGACCCGGCCCAGGCGGCGCAGGCGTACCAGGCGGGCGGCGCGGCGGCCATCAGCTGCCTGACCGAGCCGCGCCACTTCGGCGGCAGTCCCCAGGCGCTGCGGGACGTGGTGGCCGGGGTGACGCTGCCGGTGCTGCGCAAGGACTTCGTGATCCACCCCGCCATGCTGCGCGAGGCCGCCGACTGGGGGGCCAGCGCCGCCCTGCTGATGGTCAGCGTGCTGCACGGAGCGACCGGCGAGTATCTGCAACTGGCCCACCACCTCGGGCTGGACGCGCTGGTCGAGGTGCACGACGAACGCGAGCTGGACACCGCGCTGGAGGCCGGCGCCCGCATCATCGGCGTGAACAACCGCGACCTCACCACCCTGCACACCGATCTGCAGGTCAGCCCCCGCCTGATCCGCCGCGCCCGCGAGCAGGGGTTCACCGGCCTGCTGGTGGCCGAGAGCGGCTACCGCACCCCCGCCGACATCGCCAGCATCCGGGAACTGGCCGACGCCGTGCTGGTGGGCACCAGTCTGGCGGGCAGCCCTGATCTGGGCCGGGCCGCCAGGGAGCTGATGACGGGCTGA
- a CDS encoding TVP38/TMEM64 family protein: MTTATTSSPRYLRWLVLGGAALLLLGTLALPDVRVFLARGYAALTSTDRAVTHAFVDSLGWAGPLALIAGFVLQAVLPVLPALVMIAVTARAYGPVEGFFIVYIGTLLGAAAGYGLGRYVGDALVRLLAGETARLKAHAFAARYGVQGVVMIRLMPVLSSDVMNLVAGAARMGFRPFMLATALGALPVTALVVWLSGNSQRMVWGLGLLSVAVALVAGSRWWLARRRAGAAPASASGQTTPGNSEPPVG, from the coding sequence ATGACGACCGCCACGACCTCCTCTCCCCGGTACCTGCGCTGGCTGGTGCTGGGGGGCGCCGCGCTGCTGCTGCTGGGCACCCTGGCGCTGCCCGATGTGCGGGTGTTCCTGGCGCGCGGCTACGCGGCCCTGACCTCCACCGACAGGGCGGTCACGCACGCCTTCGTGGACTCGCTGGGCTGGGCCGGGCCGCTGGCCCTGATCGCGGGCTTCGTGCTGCAGGCGGTGCTGCCGGTGCTGCCCGCGCTGGTCATGATCGCGGTGACCGCCCGCGCCTACGGCCCCGTCGAGGGCTTTTTTATCGTGTACATCGGCACGCTGCTGGGGGCGGCGGCGGGGTACGGTCTGGGCCGGTATGTGGGAGACGCGCTGGTGCGCCTGCTGGCCGGCGAGACCGCCCGGCTCAAAGCCCACGCCTTCGCGGCGAGGTACGGCGTGCAGGGCGTGGTCATGATCCGCCTGATGCCCGTCCTGTCGTCGGACGTGATGAACCTGGTGGCGGGAGCGGCCCGAATGGGCTTCCGGCCCTTCATGCTGGCGACCGCGCTGGGCGCGCTGCCGGTCACGGCGCTGGTGGTGTGGCTGAGCGGCAACAGCCAGCGCATGGTGTGGGGCCTGGGGCTGCTCTCGGTGGCCGTGGCGCTGGTGGCCGGGTCGCGCTGGTGGCTGGCCCGGCGCCGGGCTGGCGCGGCCCCGGCTTCCGCGTCCGGCCAGACCACCCCGGGGAATTCCGAGCCGCCGGTCGGGTAA
- the purM gene encoding phosphoribosylformylglycinamidine cyclo-ligase has product MTDSKAAATGSAYERAGVNIEAGHRAVELMKAAVARTHTPDVLGGLGGFGGLFRAAFGHLSDPVLVASTDGVGTKTKVAVRLGQHGGLGADIVNHCVNDILVQGARPLFFLDYVAMGRLRPEIVAEVVTGAAGACEALGVALLGGETAEMPGVYVEGELDIVGTVVGVLDRPKLIDGTRIGAGDTVIALPSTGLHTNGFSLARLALDDLDWHAPRADLHGQTLAEVLPVPHRAYLSAFDALEKAGLDVRGMAHITGGGLVDNPPRVFPAGIGMEIDTTSWTVPQLFELIVERAQVPRGEAFRALNMGVGFLFIVPEAQADAALDALRAAGEQPWVIGRMVPGRGVAFSGVPS; this is encoded by the coding sequence ATGACGGACAGCAAGGCAGCCGCCACAGGGTCGGCATACGAACGGGCGGGCGTGAACATCGAGGCCGGACACCGCGCCGTGGAACTCATGAAGGCGGCCGTGGCCCGCACCCACACGCCGGACGTGCTGGGCGGCCTCGGCGGGTTTGGCGGCCTGTTCCGCGCCGCCTTCGGGCACCTGAGCGACCCGGTGCTGGTCGCCAGTACCGACGGCGTGGGCACCAAGACGAAGGTGGCGGTGCGCCTCGGCCAGCACGGGGGCCTGGGCGCCGATATCGTGAACCACTGCGTGAACGACATTCTGGTGCAGGGCGCCCGCCCGCTGTTCTTCCTCGACTACGTGGCGATGGGCCGCCTGCGCCCCGAGATCGTGGCCGAGGTCGTGACCGGCGCGGCGGGGGCCTGCGAGGCGCTGGGCGTGGCCCTGCTGGGCGGCGAGACCGCCGAGATGCCCGGCGTGTACGTGGAGGGCGAGCTGGACATCGTGGGCACGGTCGTCGGGGTGCTCGACCGTCCGAAGCTGATCGACGGGACGCGCATCGGGGCGGGGGACACCGTGATCGCCCTGCCGAGCACGGGCCTGCACACCAACGGCTTCTCGCTGGCCCGCCTCGCGCTGGACGACCTGGACTGGCACGCGCCCCGCGCCGACCTGCACGGGCAGACCCTGGCCGAAGTGCTGCCGGTGCCCCACCGCGCCTACCTGAGCGCCTTCGATGCCCTGGAGAAGGCGGGCCTGGACGTGCGCGGTATGGCCCACATCACGGGCGGTGGGCTGGTCGACAACCCGCCCCGCGTGTTCCCGGCCGGGATCGGCATGGAGATCGATACCACGTCCTGGACGGTGCCGCAGCTCTTCGAGCTGATCGTGGAGCGCGCCCAGGTGCCGCGCGGGGAAGCCTTCCGCGCCCTGAACATGGGCGTGGGCTTCCTGTTCATCGTGCCGGAGGCCCAGGCGGACGCGGCGCTGGACGCCCTGCGCGCAGCCGGCGAACAGCCCTGGGTGATCGGGCGGATGGTGCCGGGCCGCGGCGTGGCCTTCAGCGGAGTGCCGTCTTGA
- a CDS encoding histidine phosphatase family protein: protein MTQRPYPRLAPTGFTAPDRASATEFWVVRHGESTWNADGRYQGQADVPLSHIGVLQAATLAERLTGQSFAAVYSSDLRRASHTAATVAERLAGAPTVQLDPGLREIDVGALSGLVIADIRARHADYLQALQTDPWATRRPGGESMEDLYARCGAAFHALRARHPGGRVLVFTHGGVVRVAVGLALGGVPANAWSRLSVTNTSITRVLLGEQSGTLLGFNDDAHLENLLEATEADDVLGQAP, encoded by the coding sequence TTGACGCAGCGGCCGTATCCCCGCCTGGCTCCGACCGGCTTCACGGCCCCCGACCGCGCCAGCGCCACCGAGTTCTGGGTGGTGCGCCACGGCGAGAGCACCTGGAACGCCGACGGCCGCTACCAGGGGCAGGCCGACGTGCCGCTGAGCCACATCGGCGTGCTGCAGGCCGCCACGCTGGCCGAGCGCCTGACCGGCCAGAGCTTCGCGGCCGTGTATTCCAGCGACCTCAGGCGCGCCTCGCACACGGCCGCCACCGTGGCCGAGCGGCTGGCCGGCGCCCCGACCGTGCAGCTCGACCCCGGCCTGCGCGAGATCGACGTGGGGGCGCTCTCCGGGCTGGTGATCGCGGACATCCGGGCCCGCCACGCGGACTACCTCCAGGCCCTGCAGACCGATCCCTGGGCCACCCGGCGCCCCGGCGGCGAGAGCATGGAAGACCTGTACGCCCGCTGCGGCGCCGCCTTCCACGCCCTGCGCGCCCGGCATCCGGGGGGGCGGGTGCTGGTGTTCACGCACGGCGGCGTGGTGCGGGTCGCGGTGGGGCTGGCGCTGGGCGGCGTGCCCGCCAACGCCTGGTCGCGCCTGAGCGTCACCAACACGTCCATCACCCGCGTGCTGCTGGGCGAGCAGAGCGGCACCCTGCTGGGCTTCAACGACGATGCCCACCTGGAAAACCTGCTGGAAGCCACCGAGGCCGACGACGTGCTGGGGCAGGCCCCGTGA